The following coding sequences are from one Kogia breviceps isolate mKogBre1 chromosome X, mKogBre1 haplotype 1, whole genome shotgun sequence window:
- the SERTM2 gene encoding serine-rich and transmembrane domain-containing 2: protein MTEVHFKYHGNLTGRAHFPTLATEVDTTSDKYSNLYMYVGLFLSLLAILLILLFTMLLRLKHVISPITSESTESVPQFTDVEMQSRIPTP from the coding sequence ATGACGGAGGTGCATTTCAAGTACCATGGGAATCTCACTGGGCGGGCCCATTTCCCCACCCTGGCAACAGAGGTTGACACTACTTCAGATAAGTATTCCAACCTGTATATGTATGTGGGCTTATTCCTGAGCCTCCTGGCAATTCTCCTTATCCTGCTCTTCACAATGCTCCTTCGGCTCAAACATGTCATCTCACCCATCACCTCCGAGAGCACAGAAAGTGTTCCTCAATTTACAGACGTAGAGATGCAGAGTCGAATCCCCACTCCTTAA